One Cicer arietinum cultivar CDC Frontier isolate Library 1 chromosome 8, Cicar.CDCFrontier_v2.0, whole genome shotgun sequence DNA segment encodes these proteins:
- the LOC101510691 gene encoding probable methyltransferase PMT16 — translation MPNNDTTPPKPSKSTSFFNCKKTNLYSLLAFLCIISYLLGSYQHNITTTTTPNFHINKISTTNCLQNPPTFSTPTKKIPKPKTKTKTTNLDFFSHHNATTLTYTTTSTTASTKKNHYPPCTPSLTDYTPCEDHARSLKYTRDKMIYRERHCPNKNEILKCRVPAPNGYKNPFPWPTSRDMAWYANVPYRHLTVEKAVQNWIRFDGDRFRFPGGGTMFPDGADKYIDDIGKLINLSDGSIRTAVDTGCGVASWGAYLLSRDIITVSIAPRDTHEAQVQFALERGVPAIIGVLASKRLPFPSRAFDMAHCSRCLIPWPEYDGLYLNEIDRILRPGGYWILSGPPIHWKKYWKGWERTKEDLNEEQTKIEKVATSLCWNKLIENGDIAIWQKPKNHFDCKANTQNRPFCMVQNNPDKAWYTNMQTCLIPLPEVSNKEETAGGALSNWPQRLKSTPPRISKGTIKGVTPQTFSKDNELWNKRVSYYKKVNNQLGKAGRYRNLLDMNGYLGGFAASLVNYPIWVMNVVPIQAKVDTLGAIYERGLIGMYHNWCEAMSTYPRTYDLIHADYVFSLYNDRCELEDILLEMDRILRPEGSVIIRDDVDILVKVKSIINGMNWESQIVDHEDGPLEREKLLFAVKKYWTSPLSNDNTT, via the exons ATGCCTAACAATGACACCACCCCACCAAAACCCTCCAAATCCACTTCCTTTTTCAATTGCAAAAAAACAAATCTTTACTCTCTTTTAGCCTTCCTTTGCATCATTTCCTATCTCTTAGGCTCATACCAACAcaacatcacaacaacaacaactccAAATTTCCACATCAACAAAATCTCCACAACAAATTGCCTCCAAAACCCACCAACTTTTTCAACACCCacaaaaaaaataccaaaaccaaaaacaaaaacaaaaacaacaaactTAGATTTCTTCTCACACCACAACGCAACAACATTAACATACACAACAACCTCCACCACagcatcaacaaaaaaaaatcattaccCACCATGCACCCCCTCACTAACAGACTACACCCCCTGCGAAGACCACGCGCGTTCACTAAAATACACGCGCGACAAAATGATATACCGTGAAAGACACTGTcctaataaaaatgaaatcctTAAGTGTCGTGTTCCAGCACCAAACGGTTACAAAAACCCATTCCCATGGCCCACAAGTAGAGACATGGCATGGTATGCTAACGTCCCTTACCGTCATTTAACGGTGGAAAAAGCTGTTCAAAATTGGATCCGTTTTGACGGTGATAGATTCCGTTTTCCTGGTGGTGGAACAATGTTCCCTGATGGAGCTGATAAATATATTGATGACATTGGAAAGCTTATTAACCTTAGTGACGGTTCAATTCGAACTGCTGTTGATACTGGATGTGGG GTAGCTAGTTGGGGAGCATATCTTCTATCACGTGACATAATAACAGTATCAATAGCACCAAGGGACACACATGAAGCACAAGTTCAATTTGCACTTGAAAGAGGTGTTCCTGCAATTATTGGAGTCTTAGCTTCAAAGAGGTTACCTTTTCCTTCAAGGGCTTTTGACATGGCACATTGTTCTCGTTGCCTTATTCCATGGCCTGAATATG ATGGACTTTATCTAAATGAAATTGATAGAATCCTACGTCCTGGTGGGTATTGGATTTTATCTGGACCACCAATTCATTGGAAGAAATATTGGAAAGGATGGGAAAGAACAAAGGAAGATTTGAATGAAGAACAAACCAAAATTGAGAAGGTTGCTACAAGCCTTTGTTGGAACAAGTTAATTGAAAATGGTGATATTGCTATTTGGCAAAAACctaaaaatcattttgattGCAAAGCTAACACTCAAAATAGACCTTTTTGCATGGTGCAGAATAATCCTGACAAGGCTTG GTACACAAACATGCAAACATGTTTGATTCCACTCCCTGAAGTGTCCAACAAAGAAGAAACTGCTGGGGGTGCATTAAGTAATTGGCCTCAAAGATTAAAATCAACCCCACCAAGAATTTCAAAAGGGACCATAAAAGGTGTCACACCCCAAACTTTTTCAAAAGACAATGAACTATGGAACAAAAGGGTATCATATTACAAAAAAGTTAATAATCAACTTGGAAAAGCTGGTAGATATCGCAATCTTTTAGATATGAATGGTTATTTGGGTGGATTTGCAGCTTCACTTGTTAACTATCCAATTTGGGTTATGAATGTGGTTCCTATTCAAGCTAAAGTTGATACACTTGGAGCAATTTATGAAAGAGGGTTGATTGGAATGTATCATAATTG GTGTGAAGCTATGTCTACTTATCCTAGAACTTATGACTTAATTCATGCTGATTATGTGTTTAGCCTTTATAATGACAG ATGTGAATTGGAAGACATATTGCTAGAAATGGACAGGATTCTAAGACCAGAAGGAAGTGTAATAATTAGAGATGATGTTGATATATTGGTCAAAGTAAAGAGTATAATCAATGGCATGAATTGGGAGAGTCAAATTGTGGACCATGAAGATGGACCTCTTGAAAGAGAAAAGCTATTATTTGCTGTGAAGAAGTATTGGACCTCTCCTCTCTCCAATGATAATactacttaa
- the LOC101515217 gene encoding uncharacterized protein, translating into MDSDHDTSSSSSSDDRSNNQQHIKKSPNFNRSYQNDMLDPFFMHPSDNPGLTLVSPPLNNTNFHSWSRAMLVSLRSKNKTGFVLGTISRPKDTDRLSMAWDRCNTMVMSWITNSLELDIAQSIMWMDSAVEIWHELKIDIIKEIYFRFQTYKKKFMVLGKGIQRDDYVIRFLKGLNEQYSPVRSQIMLMEPLPTISKVFSMLLQQERQFFSHTEELKTVAAVSNHSRGFGRGSFLGSGRGSGGCGRGYKICTHCNKSGHTVDVCFKKHGYPPNYPRSNSGASNNCSSTSPDIEDAHTSATSDSSSLDNATQVFTLDQQNALLALIQASTSSSTSTVNQLQHSPPINLGNSFSHQISNLVSNHSWIMDTGATDHVCFSANMFQSIKRIQPVSIKLPNGSLIIAQFVGTIFFNNDFYLNDVLYLPQFSTNLISVPRLTNSLNCHLVFHATNCLIQDNISLKMIGSTSDNSSSPVESTETAALPPTNECTVPAYASSTVDHASPANQLPIFIPRRSGRTIKPPSYLTDFHCSLLQGSINTNILVPNQFKEAIKYSNWRLAINSELRSLLNNNTWELTTLPSDKKVIGCKWVFKLKFHANGTIERYKARLVAKGFNQTEGLDYLDTFSHVVKMTTIRLLLSIAAIKNWFLFQLDINTAFLHGDLIEDVYMKVPPGLHVQHKSQVCKLKRSLYGLKQASRQWNMKLCSSLKQFGFHQSKSDYSMFYFCWLSQFLSAPTDIHLNAALRILRFIKNSLGKCLFFPANSSFSIKGFCDSDWGACSDTRRSTTGFCFFLGSSLISWKSKNQPTVSRSSSEAEYRALAQATCEAQWLLFLLCDLHIIHPKPVVIYCDNKSALHIASNPIFHEQTKHIEMDCHVVRDKIQAGILHLMPISIADQTTDLFTKALHPFPCFRLLFKLGMLDIHSSLKGTIRHT; encoded by the exons ATGGATTCTGATCATgatacttcttcttcttcttcatctgatGATCGTTCTAACAACCAACAACATATCAAGAAATCCCCAAATTTCAATCGCAGTTATCAAAATGACATGCTGGACCCCTTCTTTATGCATCCCAGTGATAATCCTGGCCTTACACTTGTGTCTCCACCTCTCAACAACACCAACTTTCACTCATGGTCTCGTGCGATGCTAGTTTCCCTTCGTTCGAAGAACAAAACTGGTTTTGTTCTTGGAACTATTTCTCGCCCTAAAGATACAGATCGACTTTCGATGGCTTGGGATCGATGTAACACGATGGTTATGTCTTGGATTACGAACTCCCTCGAACTGGATATCGCTCAAAGCATTATGTGGATGGATTCAGCTGTAGAGATCTGGCACGAACTGAAGATCGATATCATCAAGGAGATATATTTCAGATTTCAGACTTACAAGAAGAAATTTATGGTCTTAGGCAAG GGAATACAGAGAGATGACTATGTCATTCGCTTCCTTAAGGGCTTGAATGAACAATATTCCCCAGTTCGATCTCAGATCATGTTAATGGAGCCTCTCCCTACAATTAGCAAGGTCTTTTCGATGCTTTTACAACAGGAACGTCAATTCTTTAGTCATACGGAAGAACTTAAAACTGTCGCAGCTGTTTCTAATCATAGTCGTGGATTTGGTCGCGGTTCATTTTTAGGTAGTGGCCGTGGTTCTGGTGGCTGTGGTCGGGGATATAAAATTTGCACTCACTGCAATAAATCGGGTCATACAGTAGATGTTTGCTTTAAAAAACATGGGTACCCTCCGAACTATCCACGATCCAATTCAGGGGCTTCCAACAATTGCTCATCTACCAGCCCTGATATTGAGGATGCTCATACTTCCGCTACCTCCGATTCTTCAAGTTTGGACAATGCTACCCAAGTTTTCACTTTGGATCAGCAAAATGCTTTGCTTGCTTTAATTCAGGCCTCCACATCCTCCTCTACTAGCACTGTAAATCAACTTCAACATTCACCTCCTATCAATTTGGGTAATTCTTTTTCCCATCAAATTTCTAATTTAGTTTCTAACCATTCTTGGATTATGGACACAGGTGCAACTGATCATGTTTGCTTTTCTGCCAACATGTTTCAATCTATTAAAAGAATTCAGCCTGTTTCCATTAAATTACCTAATGGTTCTTTGATTATTGCTCAATTTGTTGGGACTATTTTCTTTAACAATGATTTTTACTTAAATGATGTTCTTTATCTGCCTCAATTTTCTACTAATCTCATTTCAGTTCCTCGATTAACCAATTCTCTTAATTGTCATCTTGTATTTCATGCTACTAATTGTTTGATACAGGACAACATCTCCCTGAAGATGATTG GTTCTACTTCAGATAATTCTTCCTCTCCTGTTGAATCTACTGAAACAGCAGCACTCCCACCTACGAATGAGTGTACAGTTCCTGCCTATGCTTCGTCCACTGTTGATCATGCCTCTCCTGCTAATCAATTGCCCATATTCATTCCCAGACGCAGTGGCAGAACCATTAAACCTCCTTCATATCTTACTGATTTCCATTGTTCTCTCTTGCAAGGTAGTATAAACACCAACATTTTAGTTCCTAATCAATTTAAAG AGGCCATTAAATACTCCAATTGGAGACTTGCTATTAACTCTGAACTCCGATCACTTTTAAACAATAACACTTGGGAGTTAACTACTTTACCTTCCGATAAAAAAGTGATTGGCTGCAAATgggtttttaaattaaaatttcatgcCAATGGTACtattgagcgctacaaagcacgccttgtagccaaaggatTTAACCAAACTGAAGGCCTTGATTATCTTGACACTTTCAGCCATGTGGTTAAAATGACAACCATTAGATTACTACTTTCAATTGCTGCCATAAAAAATTGGTTTCTTTTTCAACTTGACATAAACACAGCTTTTCTCCATGGGGATCTAATTGAGGATGTCTACATGAAGGTTCCTCCCGGCCTTCATGTTCAACATAAATCTCAAGTTTGCAAACTTAAACGATCCCTTTATGGATTAAAACAGGCTAGTAGGCAGTGGAATATGAAATTATGTTCTTCTTTAAAACAATTTGGTTTTCACCAATCTAAATCTGACTATTCCATGTTTTACTTTTGCTG GTTAAGTCAATTTTTATCAGCTCCAACTGATATACATTTGAATGCTGCCCTCCGCATTCTCAGATTCATCAAAAACAGTCTTGGGAAATGTCTTTTTTTCCCAGCTAACTCATCTTTCAGCATCAAAGGTTTTTGTGACTCAGATTGGGGTGCTTGCTCAGACACTAGACGCTCTACCACTGGATTCTGTTTCTTTCTTGGTTCATCCTtaatttcttggaagagtaagaaccAACCAACTGTTTCTCGGTCTTCATCTGAGGCCGAATATCGAGCCCTTGCGCAAGCCACTTGTGAAGCACAATGGCTCTTGTTTCTACTATGTGATTTGCACATTATTCATCCAAAACCAGTTGTCATCTATTGTGACAACAAGTCAGCCCTTCATATTGCATCCAATCCGATATTTCATGAGCAAACAAAACATATTGAGATGGATTGTCATGTCGTCCGAGACAAAATTCAAGCAGGAATTCTACATCTTATGCCTATATCTATTGCTGATCAGACAACTGACTTATTCACCAAAGCTTTACATCCTTTTCCTTGTTTTCGCCTTTTATTCAAACTTGGAATGTTAGACATCCATTCCAGTTTGAAGGGAACTATTAGACATACCTAA